One stretch of Methanobrevibacter sp. DNA includes these proteins:
- a CDS encoding nitroreductase family protein codes for MNAIFKRKSIRKFLDKEIEDEKIERLLKAGMQAPSAINSQPWEFLVVKDKDGIKKIEDMSMYSKPARTSTCCIITLFNEDYLSRFENYKWVQQDMGACTQNILLQAVEEGLGAVWLGTYPDEERVNYLKEHFNIPENVYPYSVIVLGYPTEDYTGTDRFDENRIHYESY; via the coding sequence ATGAACGCAATCTTTAAAAGAAAAAGCATTAGAAAATTTTTAGACAAGGAAATTGAGGATGAGAAGATAGAAAGACTCTTGAAAGCAGGAATGCAGGCACCTTCTGCCATCAATTCACAGCCATGGGAGTTTTTGGTAGTCAAGGATAAGGATGGAATCAAAAAGATAGAAGATATGAGCATGTATTCAAAGCCTGCCAGAACATCAACCTGTTGCATAATAACCCTATTCAATGAAGATTACTTGAGCAGATTTGAGAATTACAAATGGGTACAGCAGGATATGGGAGCCTGTACTCAGAACATACTGCTTCAGGCTGTAGAGGAAGGTCTCGGTGCGGTATGGCTTGGCACATACCCTGATGAGGAAAGAGTAAATTACCTGAAGGAACATTTCAACATTCCTGAAAATGTCTACCCATACTCTGTAATTGTCCTAGGATATCCTACAGAGGATTATACAGGTACAGATAGATTTGATGAAAATAGGATTCACTATGAATCTTATTAA